A region of Flocculibacter collagenilyticus DNA encodes the following proteins:
- a CDS encoding TolB-like translocation protein, whose product MKKIWILISLLSLSVLGNKGFSQNDSLVIKGAYLGQQPPGENAEIFAPGIVSTEHRDFSGFFSPDMQEFYFTRMDNETEEWTLIVYKNENNQWRESTVGPRVGRPILSPDGNTMHLGKHYMERTEIGWSDIKSLGPMFDREDWGIMRLSASENGTYVLDDYKNGDVIRISTFENGKRQPPRKMPPMINAGKYSAHPFISPDETYLIWDAEREEGFGESDLYISFRQKDGSWGKAINLGDKVNSESWEAVGYITPDGKYLFFNRHHDMYWIDAKFIEDLRPKFD is encoded by the coding sequence GTGAAAAAAATATGGATTTTAATTAGTTTGCTTTCTTTATCCGTTTTGGGTAACAAAGGTTTTAGCCAAAATGATAGCTTAGTTATTAAAGGGGCTTATTTAGGGCAGCAGCCTCCGGGGGAAAATGCTGAAATTTTTGCACCTGGTATTGTTTCGACAGAACATCGAGATTTTAGCGGCTTTTTTTCGCCAGATATGCAAGAGTTCTATTTCACAAGGATGGATAATGAAACAGAAGAGTGGACATTGATTGTTTATAAAAATGAAAATAATCAATGGCGCGAATCTACAGTCGGCCCACGAGTTGGTAGGCCGATCCTCTCTCCTGATGGTAATACGATGCATTTAGGGAAGCACTACATGGAGCGAACCGAGATAGGTTGGTCTGATATAAAGAGTCTTGGGCCAATGTTTGATAGAGAAGATTGGGGCATAATGCGGCTTTCTGCCTCTGAAAATGGAACTTATGTTTTAGATGATTATAAAAATGGTGATGTAATACGTATATCTACTTTTGAAAATGGCAAACGGCAACCACCTCGAAAAATGCCTCCCATGATCAATGCTGGTAAATATAGTGCACATCCATTTATATCACCGGATGAAACTTATCTAATTTGGGATGCTGAAAGAGAAGAAGGGTTTGGCGAATCTGACCTCTATATCAGTTTTAGACAAAAAGATGGATCATGGGGAAAGGCCATCAACTTGGGAGATAAGGTCAATTCAGAATCATGGGAGGCCGTTGGGTATATAACTCCTGATGGTAAATATCTATTTTTTAATAGACACCATGACATGTATTGGATTGATGCAAAATTTATTGAAGATCTTCGACCTAAGTTTGATTAA
- a CDS encoding GNAT family N-acetyltransferase, whose product MKIREATENDFDRIWPIFEEIARAGETYAYPTDISKDEAKGLWIDYPRKTFVFEDEDGIMGTYYIKTNQSGPGQHVCNCGYMVSSKARAKGIATKMCEHSQIQALELGYKAMQFNFVASTNEGAVRLWNKLGFETVGRLPNAFSHPSKGFVDALVMYKWLST is encoded by the coding sequence ATGAAAATAAGAGAAGCAACAGAGAATGACTTCGATAGGATATGGCCTATATTCGAGGAGATTGCACGTGCCGGAGAAACATATGCTTATCCAACGGACATATCTAAAGATGAAGCTAAAGGCTTATGGATAGACTATCCACGTAAGACGTTCGTCTTTGAAGACGAAGATGGGATTATGGGCACCTATTACATAAAAACTAATCAATCTGGCCCTGGTCAGCATGTTTGTAATTGTGGCTATATGGTGTCTTCGAAAGCTAGAGCTAAAGGTATAGCAACAAAAATGTGCGAGCACTCGCAGATTCAAGCACTAGAACTTGGTTACAAAGCTATGCAATTCAACTTTGTAGCTTCTACTAATGAAGGTGCAGTAAGGCTTTGGAATAAACTTGGTTTTGAAACAGTGGGCCGATTGCCAAATGCTTTCTCGCATCCAAGTAAAGGGTTTGTTGATGCTTTGGTAATGTATAAGTGGCTGTCAACATAA
- a CDS encoding IS110 family RNA-guided transposase, translating to MKFYTTFNKYYCGIDLHARILYVCILDERGSKLVHQKIKVDKHELLKLILPYLEDIVVGVECMHCWYWVSDLCAEHNIDFVLGHALYMKAIHGGKAKNDKIDSYKIASLLRGGNFPLAYNYPAQMRSTRDLLRRRTRLVQHGAQLKAHIVNTNSQYNYPPLELHMKNKCVRQEFQTRFDDQAVQRNVNFDLAILDAYAEELKKLEYYLESKAKKHQPNYYAQLRTIPGIGLILAMTILYEIGDINRFESVQKFSSYCRLVKCKAESAGKTYGTSGNKIGNGHLKWAFSEAAVLYLRGNDKARRYLNKLQKRMSKAKALSVLAHKLGRCVYFMLKNKTVFDDDRFLKS from the coding sequence ATGAAATTCTATACTACTTTCAACAAATATTATTGTGGAATTGACCTTCATGCACGCATTTTATACGTTTGCATTCTTGATGAGCGTGGCAGTAAGCTTGTTCATCAGAAAATAAAAGTCGATAAACATGAATTACTTAAACTGATTTTACCTTATCTTGAAGATATTGTTGTTGGTGTTGAATGCATGCATTGCTGGTATTGGGTCAGTGATTTATGTGCCGAGCATAATATCGATTTTGTACTTGGTCATGCGCTGTACATGAAAGCCATTCACGGTGGTAAAGCCAAAAACGATAAGATTGATTCTTATAAAATTGCTAGCCTATTGCGTGGAGGCAACTTTCCACTGGCTTACAATTATCCTGCTCAAATGCGCTCAACTCGTGATTTACTTCGTAGAAGAACACGGCTTGTTCAACATGGTGCGCAACTTAAAGCGCATATTGTTAATACAAACAGCCAATACAACTATCCGCCTCTTGAACTGCATATGAAAAACAAATGTGTTCGCCAAGAGTTTCAAACGCGTTTTGACGACCAAGCTGTTCAACGCAATGTCAATTTTGATTTAGCCATCCTCGATGCCTACGCCGAGGAACTTAAAAAGCTTGAATACTATTTAGAGAGTAAAGCTAAAAAGCATCAACCAAACTATTACGCACAGCTACGTACTATACCTGGCATTGGTCTCATTCTAGCGATGACTATCTTGTATGAAATTGGTGACATTAATCGATTTGAGTCTGTACAAAAGTTTTCGTCTTATTGTCGGCTTGTAAAGTGTAAAGCGGAATCTGCTGGCAAAACTTATGGCACTAGCGGCAACAAGATTGGCAATGGTCACTTAAAATGGGCGTTCAGTGAAGCCGCAGTGCTTTATTTACGTGGAAACGACAAAGCAAGGCGTTATTTAAACAAGCTACAAAAACGTATGAGTAAAGCCAAAGCATTATCTGTGCTTGCTCATAAGCTTGGTCGTTGTGTTTATTTCATGTTGAAAAACAAAACGGTATTTGATGATGATCGATTTTTAAAAAGTTAA
- a CDS encoding DUF3592 domain-containing protein, producing the protein MQTRKIALLFHPTDSSLYLEVNSIFRFEFMEVFVKYLLSYLLLRSIIFNLVGILSSLFTCTWNKVPASLIHTKIEASRAAKGVKVYDVDIWYSYSYESENFTSKRFAFNYSSNSFSSLHKIILRRLKNKKQIFAWVNPKDPNQAVLFSGVNLFHIVNLCLPIISGPYQFVEMKTLKNLFKKVMLR; encoded by the coding sequence ATGCAAACACGAAAGATCGCCTTGCTATTTCACCCTACGGACAGCTCCCTTTATTTAGAAGTCAATAGCATTTTTAGATTTGAGTTTATGGAAGTATTTGTTAAGTACCTTTTAAGTTATTTGTTGCTTCGTTCAATCATATTTAATTTGGTTGGTATTCTTAGTAGTCTTTTTACTTGTACTTGGAATAAAGTTCCAGCGTCTCTGATTCACACGAAAATTGAAGCGTCACGAGCTGCGAAAGGTGTTAAGGTTTATGATGTCGATATTTGGTATTCTTATAGTTACGAAAGCGAAAATTTTACATCTAAACGGTTTGCCTTTAACTACTCAAGTAACTCATTCAGCTCATTGCATAAAATCATACTTAGGCGATTAAAGAATAAAAAACAAATTTTTGCTTGGGTTAATCCAAAAGATCCAAATCAAGCAGTACTATTTTCAGGCGTTAATTTGTTTCACATTGTAAATTTATGCTTGCCTATTATTTCTGGCCCATATCAGTTTGTTGAAATGAAGACTTTAAAAAATTTATTTAAAAAGGTGATGCTTCGGTAA
- a CDS encoding macro domain-containing protein, with product MRTVKGDLLKLAKKGQFDVIVHGCNCICTMGAGIAKQIKSQYPSAFEADSKTIKGSKEKLGTFSSSTVTVGDHQLTIVNAYTQYHWRGNGNKADYGAIRSVFKQIKQEFGGLKIGYPMIGAGLAGGDWSVISSIICEGLQNENHTLVQYAP from the coding sequence TTGAGAACAGTCAAAGGTGACCTGCTTAAATTAGCTAAAAAAGGACAATTCGATGTGATTGTTCATGGCTGTAATTGCATCTGTACTATGGGAGCAGGAATAGCTAAACAAATTAAATCACAATATCCCTCCGCTTTCGAGGCAGACTCAAAGACCATTAAAGGGTCAAAAGAAAAACTAGGCACCTTTTCATCGTCAACAGTCACGGTTGGAGACCATCAGCTAACAATCGTAAATGCTTATACTCAGTACCATTGGCGGGGTAATGGAAATAAAGCTGACTATGGAGCAATAAGAAGTGTTTTTAAGCAAATAAAGCAGGAGTTTGGTGGTCTTAAAATTGGCTACCCTATGATTGGTGCTGGCTTAGCTGGCGGTGACTGGTCGGTAATTTCAAGTATTATTTGTGAAGGGTTACAAAATGAAAATCATACTTTGGTGCAGTATGCTCCCTAA
- a CDS encoding DUF6896 domain-containing protein yields the protein MENLEKIKKIIPLWYAQRKWAEELLVQSFQLEDILQPQYRGVKLIPGTNWMYRTHGIGVDIYRTADVGGIDFDFNKIEPDAWRLQTFFEKQYNEGNLPLADYRDLYEDEGLLRSVLEQVLR from the coding sequence ATGGAAAATTTAGAGAAAATAAAAAAGATTATTCCTCTTTGGTACGCTCAAAGAAAGTGGGCCGAAGAACTACTGGTTCAATCTTTCCAGCTAGAAGATATTCTTCAACCACAATACCGTGGTGTAAAGTTAATACCTGGCACTAACTGGATGTATCGCACACATGGTATCGGTGTGGATATCTATCGAACAGCTGATGTCGGAGGAATTGATTTTGACTTTAACAAAATCGAGCCTGACGCATGGCGGTTACAAACGTTCTTCGAAAAACAATATAACGAAGGTAATCTACCTTTAGCTGATTATCGGGATCTCTATGAAGATGAAGGTCTATTACGAAGTGTCCTAGAGCAAGTATTAAGATAG
- a CDS encoding TusE/DsrC/DsvC family sulfur relay protein, giving the protein MINFENKEYETDKHGYLLNLADWSKPLAEHIAELEGIKMTNNHWEVVMFVREFYKEYKTSPAIRMLVKAMAKQLGEDKGNSKYLYKLFPKGPAKQATRIAGLPKPAKCI; this is encoded by the coding sequence ATGATTAATTTTGAAAACAAAGAATACGAAACAGATAAACATGGTTATTTATTAAATTTAGCTGACTGGTCCAAGCCACTTGCCGAGCACATCGCTGAACTTGAAGGGATTAAGATGACCAACAACCACTGGGAAGTGGTAATGTTCGTAAGAGAGTTTTATAAAGAATATAAAACTAGCCCCGCCATACGCATGCTAGTAAAAGCAATGGCGAAGCAATTAGGTGAAGATAAAGGAAATAGTAAATACTTATATAAATTATTTCCAAAAGGCCCTGCCAAACAAGCGACAAGAATTGCAGGCTTACCTAAACCAGCAAAATGTATTTAA
- the tusB gene encoding sulfurtransferase complex subunit TusB, whose protein sequence is MNKLILINHVLNDVSVLAPIIAKGDAVLFLQDGVYNIEGQQLQHLVKQVSFSKAYALEADLTARHVTTENEFNSDCKPLKVQSINYNEFVDLTLAYQTVITL, encoded by the coding sequence ATGAACAAATTAATTTTAATTAACCATGTACTAAACGATGTTAGCGTTTTAGCACCCATTATCGCCAAAGGTGACGCTGTATTATTTCTACAGGATGGCGTTTATAACATTGAGGGCCAACAACTACAGCACTTAGTTAAGCAAGTTTCTTTTTCAAAGGCTTATGCGCTAGAAGCTGATCTTACCGCAAGACATGTAACTACAGAAAATGAGTTTAATAGCGATTGTAAGCCCCTAAAGGTACAATCCATTAATTACAATGAATTTGTCGACTTAACTCTCGCTTATCAAACGGTGATAACACTTTAA
- the tusC gene encoding sulfurtransferase complex subunit TusC, whose product MKKVCILCHQSPLNSPSGREALDMALIFAAVEQEVTLIMLGSAVLSMKINQQPESIGHKDYLSTFKALALYDVENIIVCKQSLSLFNLTETNLLPNAKVLDNEAIQKLLSEQHHTFSF is encoded by the coding sequence ATGAAAAAAGTCTGCATTCTTTGTCATCAGTCGCCACTTAACAGCCCGTCAGGTAGAGAAGCCTTGGATATGGCACTGATTTTTGCTGCTGTCGAGCAGGAAGTCACTCTAATTATGCTTGGAAGTGCTGTTTTATCTATGAAAATTAATCAACAGCCTGAAAGCATTGGCCATAAAGACTACTTATCTACATTTAAAGCCTTAGCGTTATATGATGTTGAAAACATCATTGTGTGTAAGCAATCTTTATCTCTTTTCAATTTAACTGAAACTAATTTATTGCCAAACGCTAAAGTCCTTGATAACGAAGCAATACAAAAGTTATTAAGCGAGCAACACCATACTTTTAGCTTTTAA
- the tusD gene encoding sulfurtransferase complex subunit TusD, translating to MASFIITLHASAFAHDANRAALSFCNAVVKQGHKLNAVFFYQDAVNIAHIDLDIPSDEFNAQTAFQQLQATHSTPLLLCVTAAEKRGIKNHSVTKPYTIAGLAEFAMLAATTDKVIQFK from the coding sequence TTGGCATCTTTTATTATTACATTACATGCATCGGCGTTTGCCCATGACGCTAACAGAGCCGCACTTTCCTTTTGCAACGCTGTTGTGAAACAAGGCCATAAATTAAACGCTGTATTTTTCTATCAAGACGCAGTAAATATTGCACATATTGATCTAGACATCCCAAGTGATGAATTTAATGCTCAAACAGCATTTCAACAACTTCAAGCAACGCATAGTACTCCCCTACTCCTATGTGTAACAGCTGCTGAAAAAAGAGGTATTAAAAATCATTCTGTGACAAAGCCATACACTATTGCAGGGCTTGCTGAGTTTGCAATGTTAGCAGCCACCACCGACAAAGTTATTCAATTTAAATAG
- a CDS encoding Bax inhibitor-1/YccA family protein has product MQNQTVYSTGTQASVLQTNKVLRNTYMLLSMTLAFSAVTAGAAMFFEISRMAALVLSLVGFGLLFVVNKKADSSAGIFWVFAFTGVLGAALGPMLNHYAGMPNGASLIMQALGSTAIVFFALSGYALTTKKDFSFMGGFLMVGLIMVVLASLANLFFQVPAASLAISAAIVMLMSGLILFDTSRIVNGGETNYIRATVSLYLNLYNMFTSILHLLGAFGSDD; this is encoded by the coding sequence ATGCAAAATCAAACTGTATATAGTACGGGCACGCAAGCCTCAGTACTACAAACAAATAAGGTGTTGAGAAACACTTATATGCTACTTTCAATGACATTAGCATTTAGCGCAGTAACTGCTGGTGCAGCAATGTTCTTTGAAATTAGCCGTATGGCAGCACTTGTTCTATCTCTAGTCGGCTTTGGCCTTTTATTTGTAGTAAACAAAAAAGCTGACTCGTCAGCTGGTATCTTCTGGGTATTTGCGTTTACTGGAGTATTAGGTGCTGCATTAGGTCCAATGTTAAATCACTATGCTGGTATGCCTAATGGCGCTTCACTTATTATGCAAGCACTAGGTTCTACTGCAATTGTATTTTTTGCATTATCTGGTTATGCACTTACAACTAAAAAAGACTTCTCATTCATGGGTGGCTTTTTAATGGTAGGCTTGATCATGGTAGTGTTAGCTTCTTTAGCTAACCTTTTCTTCCAAGTACCTGCTGCATCATTAGCAATCAGTGCTGCTATTGTTATGCTAATGTCTGGTTTAATTCTTTTTGATACTAGCCGTATTGTAAATGGTGGCGAAACAAACTATATCCGCGCAACTGTTTCACTATACTTAAACCTTTATAATATGTTCACTTCTATTCTTCACCTACTTGGTGCATTTGGTAGTGACGACTAA
- the uvrY gene encoding UvrY/SirA/GacA family response regulator transcription factor — protein sequence MINVFLVDDHELVRTGVKRILNDVRGLKVVGEAKTGEEAVQYCRSNHPNVVLMDMNMPGIGGLEATKKILRFNPDIKVIVLTVHCEDPFPSKVMEIGAHGYLTKSAGSDEMVNAIRAVNSGQRYIAPEIAQQIALSQFNRKSDPNPIKNLSERELQIMLMITKGQKVQDIAEQLNLSSKTVNSYRYRMFQKLGVNGDVELTHLAIRHGLLDMDNL from the coding sequence TTGATAAACGTATTTCTAGTAGATGATCATGAACTAGTGCGTACAGGAGTTAAAAGGATACTTAACGATGTACGTGGTCTAAAAGTTGTTGGCGAAGCCAAAACAGGCGAAGAGGCCGTGCAGTATTGCCGCAGTAACCATCCCAATGTAGTGCTTATGGATATGAATATGCCGGGGATTGGTGGGTTAGAAGCAACGAAAAAAATACTTAGATTTAACCCAGATATTAAAGTAATAGTGCTAACTGTGCATTGCGAAGATCCCTTTCCAAGTAAAGTGATGGAAATTGGTGCGCACGGCTATCTGACTAAAAGTGCAGGCTCAGACGAAATGGTAAACGCCATTCGTGCTGTTAATAGTGGTCAGCGATACATTGCGCCTGAAATAGCCCAACAAATTGCGTTAAGCCAGTTTAACCGCAAGAGTGATCCCAACCCTATTAAAAACCTTTCCGAACGCGAACTTCAAATCATGTTAATGATTACGAAAGGGCAAAAAGTGCAAGACATTGCTGAGCAATTAAATTTAAGCTCGAAAACCGTTAATAGTTACCGATATCGTATGTTTCAGAAACTTGGGGTAAATGGAGACGTTGAGTTAACCCATTTAGCAATTCGTCATGGATTACTAGATATGGATAACCTTTAA
- the uvrC gene encoding excinuclease ABC subunit UvrC, with the protein MTSKFDANHFLSKLTEQPGVYRMYNTAEEVIYVGKAKNLKKRLSSYFRGTITNAKTRTLVSHIANIEITVTHTESEALILENNLIKKYLPKYNVLLRDDKSYPFILITDHKHPKIGLHRGARKVKGDYFGPYPSSGAVWESLRLMQKIFPIRQCEDNFYKSRTRPCLQYQLKRCSGPCVDKISVDDYQEQVNLAKLFLNGKNKTVIAALVKKMEKASSELAFEQAASYRDQISVLRKVQEQQYVSGDVPELDVIGFHYENGVAAIHVLFIRDHKVLGSKNYFPKIPKSSDTEEVLTAFILQFYMNGYGGQAMPKEITLPFAIDEQAGLQGALSEIAQRKVKLKTISRGEKLRYLSLANKNASIAVKTKLVEKGAVAQRYKELNEYLNLDNTISRMECFDISHTSGQQTIASCVVFNDQGPFKQEYRRYNVEGITPGDDYAAMRFALAKRYDKVKDETKIPDVIFIDGGKGQLTQAEEYFESWSHNKFPMLIGVAKGTSRKPGLETLIFNGGSKEVSLPSDSLALHLIQHIRDEAHRFAITGHRNKRAKVKATSPLESIQGVGPKRRQALLKYLGGQQGITSASIDELAKVPGISKELAENIFHTLHDKS; encoded by the coding sequence ATGACCTCGAAATTTGATGCCAACCATTTCTTAAGTAAATTAACCGAACAGCCGGGCGTTTATCGAATGTATAACACGGCTGAAGAGGTTATTTATGTAGGTAAAGCGAAGAATTTAAAAAAACGTTTAAGCAGTTATTTTCGCGGCACTATTACCAATGCCAAAACACGTACATTAGTTTCCCATATCGCAAATATTGAAATAACGGTTACGCATACTGAAAGCGAAGCGTTAATACTCGAAAATAATTTAATTAAAAAATACCTGCCTAAATATAATGTCTTGTTAAGAGACGACAAATCTTACCCATTTATTTTAATTACTGATCACAAGCACCCTAAAATAGGCCTTCATCGCGGTGCTAGAAAGGTAAAAGGGGACTATTTTGGTCCTTATCCAAGTTCTGGGGCAGTGTGGGAAAGTTTGCGACTTATGCAGAAAATTTTCCCAATTCGCCAATGTGAAGATAATTTTTACAAATCTAGAACGCGGCCTTGTTTGCAATATCAACTAAAGAGATGCTCAGGCCCCTGCGTTGATAAAATTTCGGTTGATGATTATCAAGAGCAAGTTAATTTAGCTAAATTATTTTTAAATGGTAAGAATAAAACTGTAATCGCTGCGCTAGTTAAGAAAATGGAGAAGGCGAGTAGCGAGTTAGCTTTTGAACAAGCCGCAAGTTATCGAGATCAAATTTCTGTACTAAGAAAAGTGCAAGAACAGCAATACGTAAGTGGTGATGTACCTGAGCTTGATGTAATTGGTTTTCATTATGAAAATGGTGTTGCAGCAATCCATGTATTATTTATTCGAGATCACAAAGTACTTGGTAGTAAGAACTACTTTCCTAAAATACCAAAGTCGTCTGATACAGAAGAAGTGCTTACCGCATTTATTCTGCAATTTTATATGAACGGTTACGGTGGTCAGGCAATGCCTAAAGAAATTACCTTGCCTTTTGCAATTGATGAGCAGGCAGGGCTTCAGGGGGCATTATCAGAAATTGCACAGCGAAAAGTAAAACTTAAAACCATCAGCCGTGGCGAGAAGTTACGTTATCTTTCATTAGCAAATAAAAATGCCTCAATTGCGGTTAAGACTAAGTTGGTTGAAAAGGGAGCGGTTGCTCAACGCTATAAAGAATTAAATGAGTACTTAAATTTAGATAACACCATTTCTAGAATGGAATGTTTTGATATTAGTCATACTTCAGGTCAGCAGACGATTGCGTCTTGCGTGGTGTTTAATGACCAAGGACCTTTTAAGCAAGAGTATCGCCGTTATAATGTTGAAGGGATCACTCCCGGAGATGATTATGCAGCCATGCGATTCGCTTTGGCAAAGCGTTACGATAAGGTGAAAGATGAAACCAAAATACCTGACGTAATCTTTATAGATGGTGGCAAGGGCCAATTAACTCAGGCGGAAGAGTATTTTGAGTCGTGGTCACACAATAAGTTTCCTATGTTAATTGGTGTTGCTAAAGGTACATCACGTAAACCGGGCTTAGAAACCTTAATCTTTAATGGTGGAAGTAAGGAAGTGTCTTTACCGAGCGATTCTTTAGCGTTACACCTTATTCAACATATCCGCGATGAAGCGCATCGGTTTGCCATTACAGGGCATCGTAATAAACGTGCCAAAGTTAAAGCTACTTCGCCACTTGAAAGCATTCAAGGTGTAGGGCCAAAACGCAGACAGGCATTATTGAAATATTTAGGTGGTCAACAGGGGATTACTAGTGCCTCAATTGACGAATTGGCAAAAGTACCTGGCATTAGTAAAGAACTAGCTGAAAACATTTTTCATACTCTGCATGACAAAAGCTAG
- the pgsA gene encoding CDP-diacylglycerol--glycerol-3-phosphate 3-phosphatidyltransferase — protein sequence MWTIPNTLTLFRILLIPVFLIIFYLPYSWAHFGAAFVFWLAAITDALDGYLARKLEQSTPFGAFLDPVADKVMVVAACFIIAEDFQSAWITIPVLTMVAREVVISALREWMAELGKRASVAVSEMGKYKTAAQMLALIGLIWQPNDLVIWGIELGWLTDLAFLMLYIAFVLTLWSMVIYIKAAWSDLTYTKQEG from the coding sequence ATGTGGACTATACCTAACACTCTTACCCTTTTTCGTATTTTATTAATTCCTGTATTTTTAATTATTTTCTATTTGCCATATTCTTGGGCGCATTTTGGTGCTGCATTCGTTTTCTGGTTGGCTGCAATAACGGATGCACTTGACGGTTATCTAGCGCGGAAATTAGAACAATCTACGCCTTTTGGGGCATTCTTAGATCCTGTTGCCGATAAAGTGATGGTTGTTGCTGCGTGCTTTATCATTGCAGAAGATTTTCAGTCAGCTTGGATCACCATACCTGTATTAACAATGGTAGCGCGAGAAGTGGTTATATCTGCATTACGAGAATGGATGGCCGAACTTGGTAAACGAGCGAGTGTAGCCGTATCTGAAATGGGTAAATATAAAACCGCAGCGCAAATGTTGGCGCTTATTGGTTTAATTTGGCAACCAAACGATTTAGTAATTTGGGGAATTGAACTAGGCTGGTTAACCGATCTTGCCTTTTTGATGTTGTACATTGCATTTGTTTTAACGCTTTGGTCGATGGTTATATATATAAAAGCAGCTTGGAGTGACCTAACATACACAAAACAAGAAGGGTAA
- a CDS encoding methanogen output domain 1-containing protein, protein MSIHISDELKIDCVELPLERDLFLRTLVRELSGTLEDIIGYEEAAGYISIVGQRVGEWINTEYKQALNIKALNASQVAEVCIDLKKRIQGDFYIIEHNNDKIVFGNRACPFGDKVVGRSSMCMMTSNVFGSIAADNLGYGKVALEKTIAKNDKECRVVLYLNQTDESEQSTGREYFNTDLIKE, encoded by the coding sequence ATGAGCATACACATTTCCGACGAATTAAAGATTGATTGTGTTGAGTTGCCTTTAGAGCGAGATTTATTCCTTAGGACGTTAGTAAGAGAATTGTCTGGTACGCTTGAAGATATTATTGGATACGAAGAAGCGGCTGGTTATATCAGTATTGTTGGCCAGCGCGTAGGTGAGTGGATCAACACTGAGTATAAACAAGCACTTAATATAAAAGCACTCAATGCATCGCAAGTCGCCGAGGTCTGTATTGATCTAAAAAAGCGCATTCAAGGTGACTTTTATATTATTGAGCATAATAACGATAAAATAGTATTCGGTAATAGAGCGTGCCCCTTTGGTGATAAAGTCGTTGGGCGGTCTTCAATGTGTATGATGACTTCAAATGTGTTTGGCTCTATCGCTGCTGATAATTTAGGTTATGGGAAAGTCGCACTCGAAAAAACGATAGCGAAAAATGATAAAGAATGTAGGGTTGTGCTTTATCTTAACCAAACTGATGAAAGCGAGCAAAGTACGGGTAGAGAATATTTTAATACAGATCTAATAAAGGAATAG